The Desulfohalovibrio reitneri genome contains a region encoding:
- a CDS encoding PilZ domain-containing protein: MEERRSRTRVPLMFGAVVSSGGHDVPVRMKNLSLKGMSCSPDPRLEEGEPCTVTIGLSDDATIRVKGTVVREGQRDAGVEFEEMDPASFTHLRNLIRFHAEDPDAIDDEVSPCAYFE; encoded by the coding sequence ATGGAGGAACGACGCAGCCGGACCAGGGTTCCGCTCATGTTCGGCGCTGTGGTCAGTAGCGGCGGCCATGACGTGCCGGTGCGCATGAAGAATCTCAGCCTCAAGGGCATGTCCTGCAGCCCGGACCCCAGGCTTGAGGAGGGAGAGCCCTGCACCGTGACCATCGGTCTTTCCGACGACGCCACCATCCGGGTTAAGGGTACTGTGGTCCGGGAAGGCCAGCGCGACGCGGGCGTGGAATTCGAGGAGATGGACCCGGCCAGTTTCACCCATCTTCGCAACCTCATCCGGTTCCATGCCGAAGACCCTGACGCCATCGACGACGAGGTTTCCCCCTGCGCCTACTTCGAATAG
- a CDS encoding amidohydrolase — MQPCDLLITARALLPQDDERSLINQAAVAVTDGLVAGIGRMDEMEAAYAPDKRLDLGRALLLPGLVNAHCHAAMSVFRGLADDLPLMDWLRNNIWPVEKRLSKEMVHLGSLLSCVEMLRRGITCFSDMYLHEHQVTRAADESGIRCLAAEGVIQTPTLTYDSPEEGYRLIRELHAQYARHPRVGTAVMAHAVYTTGPSMLQESYKLAEELDTPWMIHAAESTTETASCVEAHGDRPLPYLDSLGLLTPRATLFHCVDVTEGEIELLADRGVAVVHCPQSNMKLGNGLAPVEAMRRAGVRLALGTDGAASNNDLNLFSEMASAAHAQKALTGDPASMPAQAVLDMATLGGADALGLPGLGRLEEGESADLIALDLDKPNLVPLHNPASQAVYATSGAEVLLTMVEGEALYLDGHMDRVDLDALRREVESARKWVQRQLAS, encoded by the coding sequence ATGCAACCCTGCGATCTTCTCATAACCGCCCGCGCCCTCCTGCCCCAGGACGACGAACGCTCGCTCATCAACCAAGCTGCCGTTGCCGTGACCGACGGCCTAGTCGCCGGCATCGGGCGGATGGACGAAATGGAAGCCGCCTACGCTCCCGACAAGCGTCTCGACCTCGGGAGGGCCCTCCTTCTTCCCGGCCTGGTGAACGCCCACTGCCACGCGGCCATGAGTGTGTTTCGCGGCCTGGCGGACGACCTGCCCCTCATGGACTGGCTGCGGAACAACATCTGGCCCGTGGAGAAACGCCTAAGCAAGGAAATGGTTCACCTGGGCTCCCTGCTCTCCTGCGTGGAGATGCTGCGCCGGGGGATCACCTGCTTTTCGGACATGTACCTCCACGAACACCAAGTCACCCGCGCGGCCGACGAATCCGGCATCCGCTGCCTGGCCGCGGAGGGAGTCATCCAGACGCCCACCCTGACCTACGACTCGCCCGAGGAGGGCTACAGGCTCATCAGGGAACTCCACGCGCAATACGCCAGGCATCCCAGGGTGGGCACGGCCGTCATGGCCCACGCCGTCTACACCACCGGCCCGTCCATGCTGCAGGAGAGCTACAAGCTGGCCGAGGAGCTGGACACCCCGTGGATGATCCACGCCGCCGAATCAACTACCGAAACAGCCAGTTGCGTCGAGGCGCACGGCGACCGCCCCCTGCCCTATCTCGACTCCCTCGGGTTACTCACCCCGCGCGCCACCCTGTTCCACTGCGTGGACGTGACGGAGGGGGAAATCGAGTTGCTGGCGGATCGCGGCGTGGCCGTGGTTCACTGCCCCCAGTCCAACATGAAGCTGGGCAATGGCCTGGCCCCGGTGGAAGCCATGCGCCGGGCCGGAGTCCGGCTGGCACTGGGCACCGACGGAGCGGCCTCGAACAACGACCTGAACCTATTTTCCGAAATGGCCTCCGCGGCCCACGCCCAAAAAGCCCTGACCGGCGACCCGGCGTCCATGCCCGCCCAGGCGGTTCTGGATATGGCCACCCTGGGCGGAGCGGACGCCTTGGGCCTGCCCGGCCTGGGCAGACTGGAGGAGGGCGAATCCGCGGACCTCATCGCCCTGGACCTGGACAAGCCCAACCTCGTCCCCCTGCACAACCCGGCCTCCCAGGCGGTCTACGCAACCTCGGGAGCGGAAGTGCTCTTGACCATGGTCGAGGGCGAAGCGCTCTACCTGGACGGACACATGGACCGCGTCGACTTGGACGCCTTGCGGCGTGAGGTGGAGTCGGCGCGAAAATGGGTCCAACGTCAACTCGCCTCTTGA
- a CDS encoding PxxKW family cysteine-rich protein — protein MAAKAKNNKNAKKEEKARKKKVATNALQGAEMTEQGLSYNGFILEPAVEQCEGCERLVALEAGKYCPSYAQPERKWAHGVCNFATHVRAEVSGGEVKVNPLKASKRAARGR, from the coding sequence ATGGCCGCGAAAGCCAAGAACAACAAGAACGCTAAGAAAGAAGAAAAGGCCCGCAAAAAGAAGGTCGCTACCAACGCCCTGCAGGGTGCCGAGATGACCGAGCAGGGCCTGAGCTACAACGGCTTCATCCTGGAGCCCGCGGTGGAACAGTGCGAAGGCTGCGAGCGACTGGTGGCCCTGGAGGCCGGCAAATACTGCCCCAGCTACGCCCAGCCCGAGCGCAAATGGGCCCACGGGGTCTGCAACTTCGCCACCCACGTCCGGGCCGAGGTGTCCGGCGGCGAGGTCAAGGTCAACCCCCTCAAGGCCTCCAAGCGCGCCGCCCGCGGTCGCTAA
- a CDS encoding M20 family metallo-hydrolase: MSQTSSAIDAYLAEQGQAVIDWQRELVSRVALGPDNGGKGEADKVAFIKDELGKLGIEPLREMASPDSRVDGGRPNLAALVPGRDSNRTLWIIAHTDVVPAGDPGLWSSDPYQLAVDGDTITGRGVEDNNQAIVTALLTAKALTEQELIPVMNLGLVFAADEETGNRHGLDFVMREHADLFGDNDLFLVPDFGHPESKLIEVAEKSMMWLKVTVTGKQCHASTPQAGRNSLVACADLIIKLRGLSQRFDRRDDLFDPPVSTFEPTKKEANVENVNTVPGRDVFYVDCRVLAEYSLSDVQEAVREMARDVARSHGVEIAVDAVHEEQAAPATSVDSEIVHMLRDAVREVYGVTPSPVGIGGGTVAAFLRKKGFEAAVWSTIMHNAHQPNEHALISNHLRDAKVVARLLAPSPRTSR, from the coding sequence ATGTCCCAGACTTCCAGCGCCATTGACGCGTACCTCGCAGAGCAGGGCCAAGCCGTTATCGATTGGCAGCGCGAACTGGTTTCCCGCGTGGCCCTCGGGCCGGACAACGGCGGCAAGGGCGAGGCGGACAAGGTCGCCTTCATCAAGGACGAATTGGGCAAGCTCGGCATCGAGCCGCTGCGCGAAATGGCCTCCCCCGATTCCCGTGTGGATGGAGGGCGTCCCAACTTGGCGGCCCTGGTTCCCGGACGGGATTCCAACCGAACCCTGTGGATCATCGCCCATACCGACGTGGTACCCGCGGGCGACCCCGGACTCTGGTCCTCCGATCCCTATCAGTTGGCCGTGGACGGCGACACCATCACCGGGCGCGGTGTGGAGGACAACAACCAGGCCATCGTCACCGCCCTGCTCACCGCCAAGGCCCTGACTGAGCAAGAGTTGATTCCCGTCATGAACCTGGGACTCGTCTTCGCCGCCGATGAGGAAACCGGCAACCGGCACGGCCTGGACTTCGTAATGCGCGAGCACGCCGACCTCTTCGGCGACAACGACCTCTTTCTTGTGCCCGACTTCGGCCACCCCGAATCCAAACTCATCGAAGTGGCCGAAAAGAGCATGATGTGGCTCAAGGTGACGGTTACCGGCAAGCAGTGCCACGCCTCCACTCCCCAGGCTGGCCGCAACTCCCTTGTCGCCTGCGCGGACCTCATCATCAAGCTGCGCGGCCTCTCACAACGGTTCGACAGGCGGGACGACCTTTTTGATCCCCCAGTCTCCACCTTCGAGCCGACCAAGAAAGAGGCCAATGTGGAAAACGTCAACACCGTTCCCGGCCGCGACGTTTTCTACGTGGACTGCCGCGTTCTGGCCGAATACTCACTGAGCGATGTGCAGGAGGCCGTCCGGGAAATGGCCCGGGACGTGGCCCGCTCCCACGGGGTCGAGATCGCCGTGGATGCTGTGCATGAAGAACAGGCGGCCCCGGCCACGTCCGTTGACAGCGAGATCGTACACATGCTCCGGGACGCCGTACGCGAGGTGTACGGCGTCACCCCCAGCCCGGTGGGAATCGGCGGCGGCACCGTGGCCGCCTTCCTGCGCAAGAAGGGGTTCGAGGCGGCGGTCTGGTCCACCATCATGCACAACGCCCACCAGCCCAACGAACACGCCCTGATCAGCAACCACCTTCGTGACGCCAAGGTTGTGGCCAGGCTGCTGGCCCCCTCCCCTCGCACCTCGCGATGA
- the mnmG gene encoding tRNA uridine-5-carboxymethylaminomethyl(34) synthesis enzyme MnmG — protein sequence MKPAPPHVFDALVVGAGHAGCEAAAALARLGRNTLLLTINVDRLGHLSCNPAVGGLAKGHMVREIDALGGMMGLWTDRAGIQFRTLNTRKGPAVRSTRAQVDRDAYMASVRADLFGLERLWIRQDTAEELIVRDGRVTGVRTALGEEFTARHVLLTTGTFLGGLMHVGSTRLSGGRMGDPASTGLSASLSGLGFELGRLKTGTTPRLLKDSIDYTSLEEQHGDDPPPLFSFRSESAHLPQVPCHVTWTNAATHEAIRSGFDRSPLFSGVITGVGARYCPSIEDKVARFPEKDRHQIFLEPEGVNSPEIYPSGIPTSLPLDVQKAMLATIPGLEQVQIVRPGYAIEYDFLPPTQLRPTLETKRLHGLWCAGQINGTSGYEEAAVQGLWAALNIHARLDDAPPFLLRRDQAYMAVLVDDLVTKGTNEPYRMFTSRAEHRLLLREGNADLRLTPIGREYGLVDDSHWWLFQDKKAAVDGLLASLGQVEIRPDAATRDVLAELGLTPPHAKASLADLLRQPEARIHPLLEAFHPEAAETREDALREAETQAKYAGYLHRQAELVERSGSLEKACIPEDLDYAQVAGLTHEAKEKLETVRPLTLAQASRISGITPAAVSCLEIHLKKRGLL from the coding sequence ATGAAACCCGCCCCTCCCCACGTCTTCGACGCCCTTGTCGTCGGCGCGGGACACGCCGGCTGCGAAGCGGCCGCCGCTCTGGCCAGGCTAGGCCGGAACACCCTGCTGCTGACCATCAACGTGGACCGCTTGGGCCACCTCTCTTGCAACCCGGCCGTTGGCGGCTTGGCCAAGGGCCACATGGTGCGGGAGATCGATGCCCTGGGCGGCATGATGGGCCTGTGGACTGACCGGGCCGGCATCCAGTTTCGCACCCTCAACACCCGCAAGGGGCCGGCGGTCCGCTCCACCCGCGCCCAAGTGGACCGGGACGCCTACATGGCCTCGGTGCGGGCCGATCTCTTCGGGCTCGAACGTCTCTGGATACGGCAGGACACCGCCGAAGAACTCATTGTGCGGGACGGCCGAGTCACAGGGGTCCGCACGGCCCTCGGTGAGGAATTCACCGCACGCCACGTGCTGCTGACCACCGGAACCTTCCTGGGAGGGCTCATGCACGTGGGCTCCACCCGGCTTTCAGGTGGCCGCATGGGAGACCCCGCCTCCACCGGCCTCTCCGCCAGCCTGTCCGGGCTCGGATTCGAGTTGGGGCGGCTTAAGACCGGGACCACGCCCCGTTTGCTCAAGGACTCCATCGACTACACCAGCCTGGAAGAGCAACACGGTGATGATCCGCCGCCGCTGTTCAGCTTCCGCTCGGAAAGCGCTCATCTTCCCCAGGTTCCCTGCCACGTTACTTGGACCAATGCCGCCACCCACGAGGCCATCCGCTCCGGCTTCGACCGCTCTCCCCTTTTTTCCGGTGTAATCACCGGCGTGGGGGCGCGCTACTGCCCGTCCATCGAGGACAAGGTGGCCCGGTTCCCGGAGAAGGATCGGCACCAGATATTCCTTGAGCCGGAAGGCGTGAACAGCCCGGAAATCTATCCCAGCGGCATCCCAACGTCCTTGCCGCTGGACGTGCAAAAAGCCATGCTGGCCACCATCCCCGGGCTTGAACAGGTTCAGATTGTCCGCCCCGGCTACGCCATCGAGTACGACTTCCTGCCACCCACCCAGCTCCGCCCAACCCTGGAGACCAAGCGGCTTCACGGGCTGTGGTGCGCAGGGCAGATCAACGGCACCTCCGGCTACGAGGAAGCCGCGGTCCAGGGATTATGGGCGGCATTGAACATCCACGCCAGACTGGACGACGCGCCTCCGTTCCTGCTCCGCCGCGACCAGGCGTACATGGCGGTCCTGGTGGATGATTTGGTGACAAAGGGAACCAACGAACCCTACCGCATGTTCACCTCGCGCGCGGAGCACCGGTTGCTACTCCGCGAGGGCAACGCCGACCTGCGCCTGACACCCATCGGACGCGAATATGGCCTGGTGGACGACAGCCATTGGTGGCTCTTCCAGGACAAAAAGGCAGCGGTGGACGGTTTGCTGGCCTCGCTTGGGCAGGTCGAAATCCGCCCGGACGCCGCCACCCGGGATGTCCTTGCCGAGTTGGGGCTGACCCCGCCCCACGCCAAGGCCAGCCTGGCCGACCTGCTGCGCCAGCCCGAAGCCCGCATCCACCCCCTGCTTGAAGCCTTTCACCCCGAGGCCGCCGAAACCAGAGAAGACGCCTTGCGCGAAGCCGAAACACAGGCAAAGTACGCGGGCTATCTCCACAGACAGGCGGAACTGGTGGAACGCTCCGGCTCACTTGAAAAAGCCTGTATTCCAGAAGACCTGGACTATGCCCAGGTGGCCGGACTGACGCACGAGGCGAAAGAGAAGCTGGAAACGGTTCGACCGTTGACTCTGGCACAGGCGTCCCGCATTTCCGGCATCACACCGGCGGCTGTCTCCTGTTTGGAAATTCATCTCAAGAAACGCGGCCTGCTCTAG